The following coding sequences are from one Pocillopora verrucosa isolate sample1 chromosome 5, ASM3666991v2, whole genome shotgun sequence window:
- the LOC131796880 gene encoding adhesion G protein-coupled receptor L4-like, whose protein sequence is MVLVIQKVYRQNASDFHFEEQQWQATIDIASSNFEDNGSLVVAFVYKNLHELLLTDQAITSETDNQRYNFLHRYLNSRIMAVAVDPKPEKLRENVILKFKNLKVLTAEKRCMFWSGLSKSFSEEGCHVITSKSNSEETVCSCNHLTHFGVLMDYDGSTKAIK, encoded by the exons ATGG tTTTGGTCATTCAAAAAGTCTATCGCCAGAATGCGAGTGACTTCCACTTTGAGGAACAACAATGGCAAGCGACAATCGATATcgcttcttcaaattttgaggacaatG GATCATTGGTAGTTGCATTTGTGTACAAGAATCTGCATGAACTACTTCTGACAGATCAAGCCATCACGAGTGAAACAGACAATCAAAG ATACAATTTCCTTCATAGGTATCTCAACTCCAGGATAATGGCCGTAGCTGTGGACCCCAAACCAGAGAAATTGCGAGAAAATGTCATCCTTAAGTTCAAAAACCTGAag gTCTTGACAGCAGAAAAGCGCTGTATGTTTTGGAGTGGCTTAagcaaaag CTTTTCAGAGGAAGGATGCCATGTAATTACATCAAAaagcaactcagaagaaacagtttgcagttGCAATCATTTGACGCATTTTGGCGTCTTAATGGACTACGACGGCAGCACAAAGgcaatcaaataa
- the LOC131789357 gene encoding adhesion G-protein coupled receptor D1 isoform X3 has translation MVLVIQKVYRQNASDFHFEEQQWQATIDIASSNFEDNGSLVVAFVYKNLHELLLTDQAITSETDNQRYNFLHRYLNSRIMAVAVDPKPEKLRENVILKFKNLKVLTAEKRCMFWSGLSKSFSEEGCHVITSKSNSEETVCSCNHLTHFGVLMDYDGSTKLTEEYEKILETIIYVGLSLSIVGILLTLILYSCLTDVRQPLSQIRLSVSTSLGVGQIIFLAGMNATENKAVCVTIAALMQYFLMTAFCWMLIEGIYLYFFVVKVYNINTKMYMYHVTSWGLPVIMVAMSLGIAAGKEGLRSYTSDKYCWLSSSDNLIWIFVAFVAFIEVLNILILVRVIKEMSNLLQPIGEENHSQQIRISIKACVVMIPLLGVTWVFGLLSPVHKAFAHIFTVLNSAQGFLIFALHCMRNSQIREGFKGKMNVVFPSSIKNNSTSLN, from the exons ATGG tTTTGGTCATTCAAAAAGTCTATCGCCAGAATGCGAGTGACTTCCACTTTGAGGAACAACAATGGCAAGCGACAATCGATATcgcttcttcaaattttgaggacaatG GATCATTGGTAGTTGCATTTGTGTACAAGAATCTGCATGAACTACTTCTGACAGATCAAGCCATCACGAGTGAAACAGACAATCAAAG ATACAATTTCCTTCATAGGTATCTCAACTCCAGGATAATGGCCGTAGCTGTGGACCCCAAACCAGAGAAATTGCGAGAAAATGTCATCCTTAAGTTCAAAAACCTGAag gTCTTGACAGCAGAAAAGCGCTGTATGTTTTGGAGTGGCTTAagcaaaag CTTTTCAGAGGAAGGATGCCATGTAATTACATCAAAaagcaactcagaagaaacagtttgcagttGCAATCATTTGACGCATTTTGGCGTCTTAATGGACTACGACGGCAGCACAAAG ctCACCGAGGAGTACGAAAAAATTCTGGAAACTATCATTTACGTGGGACTGAGCCTTTCCATCGTCGGGATACTTTTAAcattaatactttattcttgCCTCAC AGATGTTCGTCAACCTCTCTCTCAAATTCGTCTGAGTGTTTCTACTTCTCTTGGAGTTGGACAGATCATCTTCCTCGCCGGAATGAACGCCACAGAAAACAAA GCTGTCTGTGTTACAATAGCAGCTCTGATGCAGTATTTCTTGATGACcgctttctgttggatgctgATTGAGGGAATTTATCTCTACTTCTTCGTTGTGAAGGTTTACAACATTAACACCAAGATGTACATGTATCACGTCACCTCATGGG GTCTTCCAGTGATCATGGTGGCCATGTCACTTGGCATCGCTGCTGGAAAAGAAGGGTTACGAAGCTATACGAGTGATAAATA TTGCTGGCTTTCCTCGTCTGACAACCTGATCTGGATATTCGTCGCTTTTGTGGCTTTCATTGAAGTT cTCAATATCTTGATACTCGTACGAGTCATAAAGGAGATGAGCAATTTGTTGCAGCCGATAGGGGAAGAGAATCATTCTCAGCAAATACG AATTAGCATCAAAGCATGCGTGGTAATGATTCCCCTGCTGGGTGTCACATGGGTATTCGGTCTCCTTTCGCCTGTACATAAAGCTTTCGCTCACATCTTCACCGTACTTAACTCTGCTCAG GGTTTCCTGATTTTCGCTCTACACTGCATGCGAAACAGTCAG ATCAGAGAGGGATTCAAAGGAAAGATGAATGTCGTTTTTCCATCTTCTATAAAGAACAACTCAAcaagtttgaattga
- the LOC131789357 gene encoding adhesion G-protein coupled receptor D1 isoform X1: MVLVIQKVYRQNASDFHFEEQQWQATIDIASSNFEDNGSLVVAFVYKNLHELLLTDQAITSETDNQRYLNSRIMAVAVDPKPEKLRENVILKFKNLKVLTAEKRCMFWSGLSKSFSEEGCHVITSKSNSEETVCSCNHLTHFGVLMDYDGSTKLTEEYEKILETIIYVGLSLSIVGILLTLILYSCLTDVRQPLSQIRLSVSTSLGVGQIIFLAGMNATENKAVCVTIAALMQYFLMTAFCWMLIEGIYLYFFVVKVYNINTKMYMYHVTSWGLPVIMVAMSLGIAAGKEGLRSYTSDKYCWLSSSDNLIWIFVAFVAFIEVLNILILVRVIKEMSNLLQPIGEENHSQQIRISIKACVVMIPLLGVTWVFGLLSPVHKAFAHIFTVLNSAQGFLIFALHCMRNSQIREGFKGKMNVVFPSSIKNNSTSLN, from the exons ATGG tTTTGGTCATTCAAAAAGTCTATCGCCAGAATGCGAGTGACTTCCACTTTGAGGAACAACAATGGCAAGCGACAATCGATATcgcttcttcaaattttgaggacaatG GATCATTGGTAGTTGCATTTGTGTACAAGAATCTGCATGAACTACTTCTGACAGATCAAGCCATCACGAGTGAAACAGACAATCAAAG GTATCTCAACTCCAGGATAATGGCCGTAGCTGTGGACCCCAAACCAGAGAAATTGCGAGAAAATGTCATCCTTAAGTTCAAAAACCTGAag gTCTTGACAGCAGAAAAGCGCTGTATGTTTTGGAGTGGCTTAagcaaaag CTTTTCAGAGGAAGGATGCCATGTAATTACATCAAAaagcaactcagaagaaacagtttgcagttGCAATCATTTGACGCATTTTGGCGTCTTAATGGACTACGACGGCAGCACAAAG ctCACCGAGGAGTACGAAAAAATTCTGGAAACTATCATTTACGTGGGACTGAGCCTTTCCATCGTCGGGATACTTTTAAcattaatactttattcttgCCTCAC AGATGTTCGTCAACCTCTCTCTCAAATTCGTCTGAGTGTTTCTACTTCTCTTGGAGTTGGACAGATCATCTTCCTCGCCGGAATGAACGCCACAGAAAACAAA GCTGTCTGTGTTACAATAGCAGCTCTGATGCAGTATTTCTTGATGACcgctttctgttggatgctgATTGAGGGAATTTATCTCTACTTCTTCGTTGTGAAGGTTTACAACATTAACACCAAGATGTACATGTATCACGTCACCTCATGGG GTCTTCCAGTGATCATGGTGGCCATGTCACTTGGCATCGCTGCTGGAAAAGAAGGGTTACGAAGCTATACGAGTGATAAATA TTGCTGGCTTTCCTCGTCTGACAACCTGATCTGGATATTCGTCGCTTTTGTGGCTTTCATTGAAGTT cTCAATATCTTGATACTCGTACGAGTCATAAAGGAGATGAGCAATTTGTTGCAGCCGATAGGGGAAGAGAATCATTCTCAGCAAATACG AATTAGCATCAAAGCATGCGTGGTAATGATTCCCCTGCTGGGTGTCACATGGGTATTCGGTCTCCTTTCGCCTGTACATAAAGCTTTCGCTCACATCTTCACCGTACTTAACTCTGCTCAG GGTTTCCTGATTTTCGCTCTACACTGCATGCGAAACAGTCAG ATCAGAGAGGGATTCAAAGGAAAGATGAATGTCGTTTTTCCATCTTCTATAAAGAACAACTCAAcaagtttgaattga
- the LOC131789357 gene encoding adhesion G-protein coupled receptor D1 isoform X2, with protein MVLVIQKVYRQNASDFHFEEQQWQATIDIASSNFEDNGSLVVAFVYKNLHELLLTDQAITSETDNQRIMAVAVDPKPEKLRENVILKFKNLKVLTAEKRCMFWSGLSKSFSEEGCHVITSKSNSEETVCSCNHLTHFGVLMDYDGSTKLTEEYEKILETIIYVGLSLSIVGILLTLILYSCLTDVRQPLSQIRLSVSTSLGVGQIIFLAGMNATENKAVCVTIAALMQYFLMTAFCWMLIEGIYLYFFVVKVYNINTKMYMYHVTSWGLPVIMVAMSLGIAAGKEGLRSYTSDKYCWLSSSDNLIWIFVAFVAFIEVLNILILVRVIKEMSNLLQPIGEENHSQQIRISIKACVVMIPLLGVTWVFGLLSPVHKAFAHIFTVLNSAQGFLIFALHCMRNSQIREGFKGKMNVVFPSSIKNNSTSLN; from the exons ATGG tTTTGGTCATTCAAAAAGTCTATCGCCAGAATGCGAGTGACTTCCACTTTGAGGAACAACAATGGCAAGCGACAATCGATATcgcttcttcaaattttgaggacaatG GATCATTGGTAGTTGCATTTGTGTACAAGAATCTGCATGAACTACTTCTGACAGATCAAGCCATCACGAGTGAAACAGACAATCAAAG GATAATGGCCGTAGCTGTGGACCCCAAACCAGAGAAATTGCGAGAAAATGTCATCCTTAAGTTCAAAAACCTGAag gTCTTGACAGCAGAAAAGCGCTGTATGTTTTGGAGTGGCTTAagcaaaag CTTTTCAGAGGAAGGATGCCATGTAATTACATCAAAaagcaactcagaagaaacagtttgcagttGCAATCATTTGACGCATTTTGGCGTCTTAATGGACTACGACGGCAGCACAAAG ctCACCGAGGAGTACGAAAAAATTCTGGAAACTATCATTTACGTGGGACTGAGCCTTTCCATCGTCGGGATACTTTTAAcattaatactttattcttgCCTCAC AGATGTTCGTCAACCTCTCTCTCAAATTCGTCTGAGTGTTTCTACTTCTCTTGGAGTTGGACAGATCATCTTCCTCGCCGGAATGAACGCCACAGAAAACAAA GCTGTCTGTGTTACAATAGCAGCTCTGATGCAGTATTTCTTGATGACcgctttctgttggatgctgATTGAGGGAATTTATCTCTACTTCTTCGTTGTGAAGGTTTACAACATTAACACCAAGATGTACATGTATCACGTCACCTCATGGG GTCTTCCAGTGATCATGGTGGCCATGTCACTTGGCATCGCTGCTGGAAAAGAAGGGTTACGAAGCTATACGAGTGATAAATA TTGCTGGCTTTCCTCGTCTGACAACCTGATCTGGATATTCGTCGCTTTTGTGGCTTTCATTGAAGTT cTCAATATCTTGATACTCGTACGAGTCATAAAGGAGATGAGCAATTTGTTGCAGCCGATAGGGGAAGAGAATCATTCTCAGCAAATACG AATTAGCATCAAAGCATGCGTGGTAATGATTCCCCTGCTGGGTGTCACATGGGTATTCGGTCTCCTTTCGCCTGTACATAAAGCTTTCGCTCACATCTTCACCGTACTTAACTCTGCTCAG GGTTTCCTGATTTTCGCTCTACACTGCATGCGAAACAGTCAG ATCAGAGAGGGATTCAAAGGAAAGATGAATGTCGTTTTTCCATCTTCTATAAAGAACAACTCAAcaagtttgaattga
- the LOC136280804 gene encoding stimulated by retinoic acid gene 6 protein-like, whose amino-acid sequence MLFRLFLTHFVFRDSTYPNITVTIDNRRLFSIMSYFFFFYNIIPGLLSSSMRILKGMLLGVIFISRIDRTSLVQGFQAWDKAFVAYLGFVTVLVAHRQPVMLVFCQLLIDRQKDHQLLEERKPRQLRVSQKAVDRWFLAVTLLRNPSFVKYRRLDRHFTASVVTLESVNFDVPV is encoded by the exons ATGTTGTTCCGGTTGTTTCTAACACATTTCGTCTTTCGTGACTCGACTTATCCAAACATCACTGTCACAATTGATAACAG gCGGCTATTCTCCATCATGTCgtactttttcttcttctacaACATAATTCCTGGACTTCTCTCTTCTTCTATGCGAATTCTAAAGGGCATGCTTTTAGGAGTGATTTTCATCTCTCGTATCGATCGAACATCACTGGTGCAGGGTTTCCAGGCTTGGGACAAAG CTTTTGTCGCATACCTTGGTTTTGTGACTGTGCTGGTTGCCCACAGACAACCCGTGATGCTGGTGTTCTGTCAGTTGCTTATCGACAGACAAAAAGATCATCAGCTCCTGGAAGAGCGTAA gCCCCGTCAGCTGCGCGTGTCTCAAAAGGCTGTCGACCGCTGGTTCCTGGCCGTGACTCTCCTACGCAACCCATCTTTTGTCAAGTACCGCCGCTTAGATCGCCATTTCACGGCATCTGTTGTGACTCTTGAAAGCGTCAACTTTGACGTTCCAGTGTAA